CACGGCCTTCGCACGTAGCCTTGACCCTCGCGCCTTCGGCAGCCGCCTCGGGCCGCAAACCGTGGTCAACGTAAGCGGCGAGGAGCTCCGTGCGCAGACGGGGCGCGAGCCGCTGCAGGCCCAAAAGCAGGGCCAGGGAGTCGACCCCTCCCGAGAGGCCCACGAGCACGCGCGCGCCCGCTGGGATCAAGCCATGTGTGCGAACCGTGTCGAGGATCTTGGAGAGCAACGTCTTTTCGCCCGGGCCGGCCATGTTAGCGTGCGCCCATGCCTTCCGCAGAGCCGCTGCACGACCAGGAGCCGCTTCCGATCCGAGAAGCCGGCACACGCGCCATCTTCGCCGCCTTGGCCGTGGGGGCCGCAGCGGGCATTCTTGCCAACGTCACGGTCGCCGACAGCCCGACGCTCGACTGGACTCTTCGCAACGTCACTGACCCGCTGGGAAGAATCTGGCTGCGCAGCCTCGTCATGGTGGTGGTGCCCCTCGTGTTGGCCTCGTTGTCCGTGGGCATCGTGGGACTTGGCGACATCAAACGGCTCGGGCGCATGGGAGGGTACACCATGACGTTTTTCCTGGGCGCCACGGCCGTCTCGACGACGCTCGGCCTCGTCTTGGTGAACCTGCTGCACCCCGGAGCGGCGTTGGCCCGCGAAACCCGCGATCGCCTCATGGCCACTTACGCCGGGGACGCACGCAGCATGACCACGGCGGCGGGGGGCGCCAAGCTGGGTATGAACCTGCTGGTAGAGATCGTACCCGCGAACCCCCTTGGCGCCATGGCGGAGGGGAACATGCTCTCGGTGATCTTCTTCGCCGTGGTGCTGGGCGCGGCCCTACTCTCGCTACCGGCACCGCGGCGGGCCCCCCTCGTGGGCGTGCTCGAGGCGCTCAACGACGCCATGATCGTCGTGATTGCCTTCGTCATGCGGCTGGCGCCCCTCGGCGTGTTCTTCTTGCTCTTTGGCGTGATGGCCCGCTTCGGTCTCGACGTGCTCCGTTCGTTGGCCCTTTATGTGGTGGTGGTGGTCACGGGGCTCGCCGCCCACGCGCTGGTCGTCCTACCGGCCATGGCCAAGGTGTTCGCAGGAGTTCGGCCGCTCGCGTTCCTGAGGCGGAGCCGCGTGGTATGGGCCACGGCTTTTTCCACGTCGTCGTCGAGCGCAACGCTCCCCACCACCTTGCGTGTGCTCGAACGCGACTTCGCGATTCCGCGAGAGGTCAGCGGTTTCGTTGCCCCGCTCGGCGCCACCATGAACATGAACGGCACCGCCCTCTTTGAAGGGGTCACGGCTTTGTTCTTGGCGCAGGTGTTTGGCGTCGAGCTCAACCTGAGTGCGCAGGTGGGGGTGGTGCTGCTTGCCACCATCTCCGCGATTGGCGTGGCGGGCGTGCCAGGTGGTTCGATTCCCCTCCTGATGGTGCTGCTTTCGACCTTCGGGGTGCCGCCCGCCGGCATTGCGATCATCCTCGGCATCGATCGCTTGCTCGATATGTGTCGCTCGTCCGTGAACGTCGTGGGCGACCTCGCTGCGGCGGCCTTCGTGGCCAGGCGGGTCAGCGGGTGGCGCGATCGCGCTTGATCAATTCGCCTTGGGTGTTGTCTCGAGCGTTTTGCCCCCCAAACAGCGAACGCACATCGGGATCAAATTCGAGCGAACGTCGCGCACGACACGGCGCCGGCTTCCGCAACCCACGCAGGTGAGAGGCGCAGCGGCGGTAAAGACAGCGTCGTCTTCGGCCTCGCTCCGTTGCACGTCCCGATCCCATTCGAGGTCCAGCGCCACCAGCCCTGCCCGCGTGACCATCCCCACGAGGAAGGTCCCCGTCACGACGGGCAAAGCCCCCACGGCGTTTTCCTCCATGATGCCCGTGGCCTCTTCGATGGTCGTCTCGGGGCCGATGCACAAGACCGGACTCGTCATGCAGTCTTCCACCAGCGTCTCGCGCCGGGCGCCCTGCAGATCCGTGTCGCAAACGATGCCCGTGAGGCCTCCGTCATCCACCACCAAGAAGTGACTCACGTGTTTGTCTGCCGCGAGCCTCAACGCGGCGGACACCGCCGTATCAGGCGTGACGGTGAACAGACTGGTCCCCATCACCTCGGCGACACAGCTCTCGGGCCGTACTGAGCGGCTCGTCTGCCTCGCGTTGCGCCTTCGACGCATGCTCTCCTCCTTCGTGCCGGTTGGGTGGGACCCTTTCTCCAAGTCTGGCCCCGCCGCCCGACGGATTCCACTACCCGCTCGCTTTTCATTCAACTTGCGTGCCGTCGTGTCCCGCGTCACGGGCCCTTGCCTCGGCCGTCAGGCAAGACCGCACACACTGAAACGCGAGCGCCTGCGCCGGCCCCCAGCGCAGCTGCACCGCGCCCATGAGGTCCGTTCGGAACACCGGTACGTGCCTCGCCTGGTAGCGCGCGAGGACCTCTCCGTGGGGAAAACCAAAGCGGTTGCCTCGCCCCGCTGAGATGACGGCCAGATCGGGATCCACAGCGTCCAGCAACGCAGGCGAGGACGATGTCCGGCTGCCATGATGCGGCACCTTCAGAATGTCGGCCCGGGGAGATCTCCCACGTGCTGGCAGCGCGGCGAGCTCGAGTTCACCTGCGCCCTCCAGATCGCCCGCAAACAGCAGCGAACGCCCCCCGTAGCTGAGCCTGAGACTCAACGAGGCGTCATTCACCGAAAGCCCTTCCGGAGCCTCCAGGCGGTCGCCTTGCCAGGGCCCCAAGGGTTCAACGAGCAGACCCTCCACGGAAAACGGAGCCGGCACGGGCATGGGGGTGTTTCGGCCGCGCGCCAGGGCACGCAGCCTGCGCATGATGGGCCCCTCTGCCGAGGGCCCGGCCGCCGCAGGCGCCATCCAGAGCTGCTTGACATCGAACCGCTCCAGCAGATGTGGCATCCCTTCGGCGTGGTCGGGGTGCGGGTGCGAAAGCGCCAGCAGATCGATGTGACGCCAGCCTCGCCGTGCGAGAAAGGGTCCGACGATCCGGGCCCCCGTATCGAAGCCTTCCCCTAGCCCCCCGGCATCCACGACCGCCACGAAGCCGCCCGGCCCCTCGACTACGGCTGCATCACCTTGGCCCACGTCGAGGAAGGTCACCTGGACGAGCTGGGAGTGGGTCGCCCGCCAGCCCCGCACACCGAAGGCCAGGGTGCCGATACCCAGACCCAGCAACGCCCCAGCCAGGGCCTGGGTGCGCACACGCCCCCGCGGCAACCGCGCCCAGGCCCACAGCAGCAGGGCAAAGCTCGAGGTCAAGCAAAGCGTCTCGAAACGGTCGGGCGGCCGCACGAACCACACGGGCGCCCAGGCACCAAACCCACGCGCCAAGGCCAGGGTCAAGCGCACCGCCTGGTCAGCGGGCCAAAGCAGCCACCAGCCAAACCGTGGGACGACCGCTGACAGCACGCTGCCCCCCAACCCCGCGGGGACCACGAACAACTCCACGAGCGGCGTGAGCACGATGTTGCCCAGGAACGCCGCGGGGGTCACCTCGGCGAACCAGTGAGCCACGAGCGGTCCGGTGATGAGACCTGCGGCAGCCGTGGCAGCAAAACCTCGCCACAGCCAGCGCGCGATCGAACGTGAGAAGGACCGCGAGGACGGCGTGGCAGGAGGGCCAAGCCCCGTGGCGAAGAGGGCCAACGCTACGACCGATCCGATCGACAGCTGAAACGATACGTCCTGCACCCAGAATACCGATTCGAGTCCGATAGCCAGCGCCGCGAACCCGATGCTCGCTGCCAAAGAGGGAGCCCGCCGCAAGGCCGCGCCGGCGAACAGCACACCTGCCATCAGCGCCGAGCGCCACGTGGCCACGGCCTCACCCGTGAGCAAGGTGTAAAAGATCACCGCGGGGAGGGACAACCACGCTGCCACGATGCGCGGAGGAACGCGGGCGGCGAGGCCTGGAGCGCCCGCAATCAACCAACGTAGCCCCACGAAGAGCAGGGCCGCCACCGCCGCCAGGTGCAGGCCCGAAACGGAAAGAGCATGCGTGGCCCCCGCGGCCTTGAAGCCCCACTCGATGTCCTCGCTCACGGCCGTGCGCTCCCCCAGCACCGTCGCCCGAAGAAACGCAGCGCGCTCGGCAGGCAACACGTCGAGGGCCACGGACAACCGACGGCGCAGATCATCGGCCAGGCGACGCGGCGTCCACCAGACACCCCGGGCCTTGAAAACGAGTCTCTCCGTGCGCAGCCGTCCCACGGCGCCCTCGAGGGCCACGGCCTTCCAGGGGTCGGGCGCACCAAAGTTGAAGTGTCCGAAGGGGGGCTGCCATACCCCGCAGGCATGGACGAGATCCCCGGCGCGCGGCGGCGTGCCGGGGGGCCGAAGCGACAGCCGAAGCCGTCCGCGGAGCACCGGGACGACAGGCGCCTCCGCCCCCTTTCGGGGCGAGTTTTGCGGGCGAAGCCACCCTTCGACGCGTATCGCGTCGGGCCTCGCGCCAGCCAGCGCCCGCCCCTCAACACAGGCGCTCTGCCCCGGCGTCCACAGCGCAAGATCGTCGAGGCGCTTCTGTCGCTCCGTCTCGCCTTGGTACCCCAGCCCGAGCCCGCACGTCAGGGCTGCCGCCGCGCCCGCAAGAGTGCGCCAGCCCCGCCGCAAGAAATGGGCGGCCGCCCACAGAGCCCCGAACGCCGTGCACACGAGCAGCCATCGCCCACAGCCGAGGCCCGCGACGATGCCCACGAACAAAGACATGACCCACAAAGCCAGACGCACCCGGGGTTTTCGACAGGGAGCGCGCGCGAGTTGCGGGTCAGTGGGGGCCTGGCCCGCGAGTCCAAACCGGTCAAGGGAAGCCCACCTCCGGGCCGACGCTTTCGTGGAGCCGGCACGAGGGGACTGCTAAGGTGAACGTTTGGCTCGGCTTTCCCGGAACGCCACATGACCTCCGACTCCACGGGCATCGTCAGGCAGCACTTCGCGGTCCCTTACGCATACACGGTGGCGTTCACGCGGGACGTCTTCGCGCCCCAGAACCCCGTGCTGGTGGAGAGCCTCACGCATCGAGAGCCCGGGCGCAGACACCGCGTCCAAGTCATCCTCGACGAGGGCGTAACGCAGGCTTTTCCGCACCTGGCCGACCAAGTCGCGTCCTACTTTCATCGGCACGCCGAAGCCCTCGCGCTCGTGGGTCCGCCCCTCGTCGTGCCGGGAGGCGAGATCGCCAAAAACGACTCTCGTATACTCGCCCGCATCCTCGACACCCTGGCTGCGGGCCACCTCGATCGCCAGTCTTTCGTCCTGATGCTCGGAGGTGGCGCTGTGCTCGACGTGGCGGGTTACGCAGCAGCCATCACACACCGCGGGCTGCGCACCGTGCGGCTGCCCAGCACCGTGCTCGGCCAGAACGACGCGGGCGTGGGCGTAAAGAACGGAGTGAACGGCTATGGCGCCAAGAATTTTCTGGGCACGTTCCATCCGCCTTTCGCCGTGATCAACGACTTCGCCTTGCTCGAAGGCCTGCCTGCGCGTGACCGGATCGCCGGCTACGCCGAAGCGGTCAAGGTGGCTCTCGTCAAGGACGCTTCCTTTTTTGCGTGGCTCGAAGCTCACGCGTCGCGCTTGGCCCAGGGTGACAGGGCCGCCGTGGCGACCTTGGTGAGACGGGCTGCCGAGCTTCACCTGGCGCACATCGCCCAGGGCGGCGACCCCTTCGAGCAGGGCAGCGCGCGCCCCCTCGACTACGGCCACTGGGCCGCCCACCATCTCGAGACCTGTACCGAACATGCCTTGCGCCACGGGGAGGCGGTGGCACTTGGGATTCTGCTCGATACGCGTTACGCCGTGCTCATGGGGCGGCTTCCCCCGCACGTGTTCTCGCGCGTGTACGCCCTCCTCGAAACCCTTGGCCTGCCCTGCTGGCACGACGCCCTCGCACGCCCGGCTCCCACCGCAGGGCCCTCCTCGTCTCCCCCCGCTAGCCCCCTGGCTCTTTGGGCCGGCCTCGAGGCCTTCCGCGAGCACCTCGGTGGGGACTTGTGCGTCACTTTGCTTCGCGACATCGGGCATGCCGAAGAGGTTCACCACATGGACGCCGTTGGGGTCACGGAGGCTGTCTGTGACCTCGAACGTCTGGCGTCTTCACACCCTCTGACGGCGGCCCCCGACCGTCAGGCGCTGCGCGCCGCCCCGCCCGATCACGACCGCGTGGACCCCACGCAGCTTCTGTCCCGCTCCTCGGCCGGTTAGGCTAGCCGTATGAAGCTGCCGATCAGCGACAGCCGTGGACGCCCGGTTCACCTCACTTACTGCACCAACATCCATCCGGGCGAGACCTGGCCGGAGGTGCTCGAAGTGGTTCGCAGCCACGTCAAAGCCGTCAAGCAGCGCGTCTCGCCCCACGAGCCCTTCGGCATGGGACTGCGCCTCTCCGACCGCGCCGTGCGCACCCTCATTGCCGCACCCGACGTGCTCCAGGACTTTCGTGACGAGCTCGACCGCGAGGGACTCTACGTCTTCACCCTCAACGGCTTTCCCTACGGCCCCTTCCATGGCCAGCCCGTCAAGGAGACAGTGTATCGCCCCGACTGGCTCGAACCCGAGCGCATCTCGTACACGCAAAGGCTCGCCGGTGTGCTGGCTGCCTTGTTGCCGCGGGGCCCTCGAGGCCCAGGCCCTGCTCTCGGACTGCTCGAAGGCTCAATCAGCACGGTCCCTGGCAGCTTTCGGGGACGCGCCGCCGCCCATGGCGCCGCTCTGGCCACCATCGCCGAGAACCTCCGCATGGCCGCGGCGACGCTCGCCAGGATCCGGGCCGACGGAGGACCCACGATGGGACTGGCCCTCGAGCCTGAGCCTCACTGCGTGCTCGAGACCACGGCGGAGGCCGTTCGGTTTTTCGAGCAGCATCTCTACACGGAAGCCAGCGTCCGCGCTTTCCAACCGCTCACGGGAATGTCCCGGGTAGAGGCAGCCGAAGCGCTCCACCGCCATCTCGGCCTTTGCCTCGACGCTTGCCACGCCGCAGTCGAGTACGAGGCGCCCGATGAAACTCTGGCTCTCCTCAAAAAGAGCGCCATTCCCGTCTTCAAACTTCAAGTCAGCGCGGGCCTCCGCGTGCCGGTGCCCTCGGCGCGGGCGCTCGCGGTGTTGCAGGAATTCGCTGATGGTGTGTACCTTCACCAAACCGTCGTCAGTCGCGGCGGTGCACTTGTCCGGCACCTGGACCTGCCCGATGCACTCGCGGCCGCCGGGGCGGGAGACATCGGCGACGAATGGCGCATCCACTACCACGTGCCGGTGTTCACCAACGAGTTCTCCGAGGGCTTCTCACGCCTCGAGCCGACAAGCGCGTTTTTGAAGGAACTGCTGACGCTCTTTTCGCGCGAGCCCCTCTGCCCTCACGTCGAAGTGGAAACCTATACCTGGGACGTGTTGCCGGAGGCTTTGAGGGGAGCCCCGCTCGACGACGCCATCGCACGCGAGTTGGCGTTCACCCACAACGCGCTGGTGCCTGGTCGAATCGGTGAGGACGCGGGAGGCATGCCCTGATGGCCCTCTCGTGGACCACAGCCCTCAGGCTGGGCAGGGTGTCGAATCTGCCCACCGTGTGGACGAACATCGCGGCCGGCTGGGCTCTCTCAGGTGCCCCGTGGCACACAGGCGTCTACTTCGGGCTCTCCCTCGCGATGAGCGCCCTTTACGTGGGTGGCATGTACCTCAACGACGCCTTCGACGCCGCTTGGGATCGCGTTCATCGCCCCGAGCGCCCCATCGCTCGCGGGGAGGTGCCGCTACGCCTCGTATTGAAGATGGGGCTGGCCTTGCTCGCCACCGGTGTGGTGCTCGTCGGCGTCCTGGCCGCCTTGGGCCTCGTGAGCGCTTGGGCCCTGCTCTTCACCCTCGTGCTGGCGAGCCTCATCGTCTACTACGACCTCAACCACAAACAGAACGCCTGGGGTCCCCTCGTCATGGGACTCTGCCGGGTGGGTGTATACACCGTGGCGGGCGCCACCTCGGGGTTCCCCGGCCTGGCCGTCTGGGTAGGGGCGTCGTTGCTGCTTGGGCACCTCGTGGGCCTCACCTACGTGGCGAAGCACGAAACCCGCGGCCAGGTTGTGCGCCTGTCCCCCTTGCTCTTGTTTCTCCCCGCCCTCGTCGCGGCGATGGTCGTCGCATGGGCCTGGCTGCCCGTGGGGCTTGCGTACGCCTCGTACACCGTAGCCGCGGGTCTTGCGCCCGCGCTGGGATGGGGACGCAGCCGTCCCAACCCGGGCAAAGCCGTGCCCGCCTTGATCGCGGCGATCAGCCTGCTCGACGCGGTCTTCGTCACGCGCGCGGCGGGGACCATCGGGGTGGCAGCCTGCGTGGCAGCGTTCGGCCTGACGCGGTTCTGGCAACGGCACGTGCCTGGCACGTGAAGGGTGGTGCCCTCAGGCAAAAACGTGCGCCAAGAGCAAATCCTTGACCGACGTCGCAGTCACCGAAGGGCCTGGTGGTAAGGTCTCCGGCCGGTTCGTTGCGAACAGAGGGCCTTCCTCCGGCCGATCCGTCACACGACCGTGCGAACCCCGAACGAGCCCCGCATCGAGAGCAATCACGTCGAGCAGGCTGCGCATACCCAAGCGACGCTTGAGCAGAGTCAAGCCGATCTTGAGCTTGGGAAAGCGGATGCGGGGATCCAGGAAAAGCTCGACGGGGTCGTATCCTGGCTTGCGGTGAATGTCGACGGTACGCGCATAGTCGGGCGCCCGGTCGTCGTCCAACCAGAAGTAATACTGAAACCAACGATCCGCGCGGCTCACGGCCACGATCTCTCCGGCGCGCTCATGATCGAGGCCCTGCGCGCGGCGCTCTTGTCCCGTCCACACGGCCTCCACGCCGTCGAGCCCACGCACCAGCGCCGCCACTTCGGCCACGCGTTCCGGGCGACGCACATACACGTGCGCCACCTGGTGGTCCACCACGGCGAAGGCCTCGGAGGCCCCCGCATCCAGCTGCTCGCCCATCCGCTCAGCACGGACGGCCAGGAGCCCCGCCCGGCGAAGCGCCTGGTTGATCATCACCGCCCCGCTCACCTCCGTGACCCCGTATTCGGAGAGCACCACGACGGCCATGCCTTCCGCCTCCGCCAGCGCGATCAGGGACCCCGCCACGGCGTCCACCTCGGCCACGGCCTTGGCGACCTGGGGATGGTGCGGACCGAGGCGCTGAAGGTCGTAGTCGAGGTGGGGCAAGTAAACCAGGGTCATCGTGGGCGCCCGTGTGGCGAGGATGTGCTCCGCACAACGCCCGATCCACGCCGTCGAAGACAGGTCTGCCGCGGGTCCCCAGAACTTGAACAGCGGGAACACACCCAGGCGGCCCGTCAGTTCGTCACGCAGCTCGGCAGGGCTGGTGTAGACATCAGGCAGTTTCCGTCCGTCGGCCGGGTACTGGGGTCTGGGCGTCACGGCAACGTCGGCGCTGCTGTACATGTTGAACCACCAGAAGAGCTTCGCGCAGGTAAAGGACGAATCGCGGCGCTTGGCAACGTCCCAAAGCTTTGGGCCCTGCACCAATCGATTCGACTGGCGCCACAGCGACACCTCGGCGAGATCGCGAAAATACCAACCGTTGCCCACGATGCCGTGGCGGCTCGGCAGCTCGCCCGTAACAAAGGTGGACTGAACCGCGCACGTCACGGCCGGGGTGATCGTCTCGAGATCACGAACGCTACCTCGCCGCGAGAAAGCCGAGAGCTCCGGGGCAGACGGCAACAGGGCGCGGGTCAGCCCAACGACGTTCAGGACGAGGGTCGGTCGCATGGGGCCCCCTGCTCCTCAGGCCTCGTCACCATCGACGCGCGGAGCTTGGCCGCGCAGCACCGAGTTGCCCTCCCACAAGGTCCGCTGATCCACCGCAACGGGCAGGCCCACGTCCTCGAGGTCCAAACGGCCGCTTTGCGCAAAGAAGCGCACGGGATTTTCCCAAAGCACCTTGGCGATGAGCGCCTCGTCGAAGCCCTTGGCCTTCATGGCGGCAGCCGTCTTCGGCACCTTCAAGGGATCGCTCACACCCCAATCCGCGGCGCTGTTCACGATGATCCGGTCCGTCCCGTACTGCTGCATCAGCGACACCATGCGCGTCTCGTCCATCTTGGTGTTGGGATATACGGAATGTCCGGCCCAACACCCTGAAGCCAGAACCATGGGCAGCGTCTCCTCGTTGTTGTGATCCACGAGCGTCAGCTCGGGAGGAAAGCCGAGCTCCCTCACCAATGCGAGCGTACGCTCGGTGCCACGCTTTTTGTCGCGGTGGGGCGTGTGGATGAGGATGGGCAACTCGTATTGCCGGGCCACTTCGATCTGCGTCTTGAAGAAGTGGTGTTCGACGTCATTTTGTTCGTCGTAGCCAATCTCTCCCACCGCGACCACCCCGTCTTTTTCGAGGTAACGATGCAGGAGGTCCACCACGCCTTGCGCCACCCGCGGCTCATTGGCCTCCTTGGGGTTGAGAGCCAGGGTGCAGAAGTGCCGGATGCCGAACTGCTGGGCGCGGAACCGCTCCCACCCGAGCAGCGACAGAAAGTAGTCCTCGAAGGTCCCCACGTGCGTGCGAGGCTGGCCTACCCAAAACGCCGGTTCCACGAGGGCGGCGATCCCGGACCTCGCCATCGCTTCGTAGTCGTCCGTCGTGCGCGAGGTCATGTGAACGTGCGGGTCGAAGAGCTTCATGACGCGGCCGTTTCTCCTTCAAGCCAAGCAAGATCAGCGGAAATCGGGCGACCAGCCGCCCGACGTTCCCGGCCATAGTCTCGAGCCATGCGAATGAGATCAGCGTCGAGCCGCGTGGAAAGCCCCACGATCCCGCCGAGCGGAAGCGCATTGAACAGGGCCTTCATGACCAGCTGGTTGAACGCGTCGGCGGGAAAGAAGCGCGCAGGATAGGGATTGTCGCACGTGATGGCCTCCACCACGGCCATCGCGTTCGCGCGTGCCCCTTCAGCCGCCACCCCCAATAACCGCGCCGGATGCGGCAGCACGCACAAGGCACGCAACACTGCCTGCTTCTCGCTGAGGTCGCCGGTGCGGTAGGTCTCGTCCACAATCGCCAGGTGCTGCGGTTCAGGCACGCGGGCGGCCATGGACAGTAAGAGCCCGATCCGCCCAAGCTCTGCCCAGGGCCGCGCTTGCACACCAAGGCCCTCGGCAGCAGGTCCCCGAAGGGGCTCGGCAACGCACTCGCGCCCCAGCCGCCGGCCTGCTCCGGAAAACGCGGCCAGAAAACGCTCCCGCTCGAAAGGTCCGGCCGTCGCCTCGTCCCACCAGGTCGCTGCCGCGTCCCGCACGCGCGCTCTCACGCGCGCATCGATTTGTTCCCAAGGGCCCACGGGCGCATCTTACCCTAAGGTGGGCACCCGTGAGCCCGTGGTCAACCGCCAAGGCTAGGCGGCGTTGATTTTTTGCATGGCCTTGCGCATCTTGCCCAAGGCTTGCTCCTGGAGCTGCCGCACGCGCTCTCGCGACAAGTGATACTCGTCACCTATCTCCTTGAGCGTACGCTCCTTGTCGTTCATCAAGCCAAAGCGCTTGCGCAGGATGTCTGCCTCGATCGGCTTGAGGGACTGCAGGAGCCGCAGCATCTCGCGATGGGTTTCTCCCACGATGATTTGGTCGGGCGGGCTCGGCAGGTCTTCGTCTGAGATGAGAATGTCGATGAGCTTGCGCCCGTCCTCATCCGAGATGGGCCGGTCGAGGGACACGGGTGTCTCGTTGAGGAACCCCCGCATCTTCTCCAGCTTCTCGGCCTCGATGCCCGTCGCCTCCGACAGCTCTTCGTTCGTGGCCGGGCGCTCGAGCTTGCTTTGCAGCTCCCGCTCGCTCTTGGCGATGCGGTGGTACGCGTCGATCATGTGGACAGGAAGGCGAACCGCTCGCCCCTTGTCGGCAAGAGCACGGCTGATCGCGTGCCGAATCCACCAGCTTGCATAGGTCGAAAAGCGGAACCCTCTGCGGTAGTCGTAGCGCTCCACCGCCTTCATCAGGCCGATATTCCCTTCTTGTATCAAGTCGGCCAAGGGAAGGCGCCCGTGATTGAACCTACGGGCAATGGACACCACCAAACGCAGATTGGCCCTGACGAAGGCGTTCTTTGCGGCCTTGATGGCCACGGTTTTGGCAACCGCCAGGTTTGCGAAGTCGCGAAAGCCCGACTCGTGACTGTCGAAACCTGCCGCCGCATCACCCGCAACCCCGCGGAGCCCCCGGCGCACCTCGGCCATCGCCGCGTCCACGAAAAGCCGATCGATGTCCTCGTCGCGCAGCTTGGAAGCGAGTTCGTCCACGAATTCCTCGAACTTTTTGCGCGCCGCGGGCTTCGGCTTGGCGCCCAGCGATTCCACCAACGCGCGGTGCTCCTCGAGCAGCGGGAAGGGCTTCCCCATGGTGCGCAGCACCACGGCGTTCACGTGGCGAGCCCCGGGAAGGTACGAGAGCAGCAAGGTCCAAAGCTCCACCTCGAGCGCCTCGATCTCCCGGGCCGACTCGAACTCCTGCTCGGGGCGCAGCACATCGAGCTCGGCCATGTTTTTGAAGTACATGGCGAGGAAGCTCTGCGACTCGTCATCCTTGACGGCCTTGACCGGGGCCGCGGCCTCCTCGAACTCCTCGGCGGTACCTTCCTCGGGCGCAGCCGCCTCGAGCGAGGGCCCGTCGCCTTCGGGAAAATCGTCATCCGGCAGTTCGAGCCCCGCGGCTGAGGCCATGAGTTCGTCGTCACCCTCGAAGGCGCTCGTCGCCTCGGTGTCCGGCACGACCTCCGCCGCTGCCACCAGCTCTGGCCCCTTTGCCGATCGCACCGCCCTCCCCGAAGGGAATTTCGGCGACGACACCGCTTCCTCAGCCTCACCCGGCCCCCCAGCCCGCGCCGTGGATCTCGCCTGCGCAGCGGCCCCAGATCGGCCCGTTTTGGCCACAGGCTTCGTGCTACGCTTGGCCTTCTTGCTCATTGGTGTGCTTGTCCTCGCCATGGTGACGGCCTTTCCGTGGGCACCTGCCGGGTTGCCCGCCAAGGAAACGGTTCTCAACAAGTACTACGCGTCTCGACGCCGAATTATTCCCCTCCCTCCGCACGCCCTTTATGGTAGATGCTCAGGGGATCTCATCGGTCGCAACGCCTCGAGGGTTGAGACACGGTAAGGTGGCAAACAGGGAAATTGCGCTCCGATAAAGCGTAAGCCATATGCCCAAGCCCCGCCGGGACCCCGAATCAGAGGGGCAGAGGCGCCTCAGCGAGGCTTTTCGCAGAGCACGAAGAGGTTCCGGGAGGTCGCTCCGAAAAAGTGGCCACGTGTGGCCAGACTTCCCGAAACTTCGCTGACGCGGAACCCGGCCTGCTTCAGGAGGCGCCCAAGCTCGTGCAGGCTGTAAGCCCGTATCGAGATGTCTTGCTCAATCTGACGGCCGTCCTGGAACACGATCGACCTGCGCACGGAGACGCGGCTCGTGTGAAAGTTGAAATCGACCTCCTCGAGCACCACACACCCGTCGCCCTCCCACCAGACGCGCGTGGGTAGATCTCCCACTATGTAGTCGCGGTTGATCGCGTCGAGCAGAAACCGCCCCCCC
The DNA window shown above is from Myxococcales bacterium and carries:
- a CDS encoding dicarboxylate/amino acid:cation symporter; its protein translation is MPSAEPLHDQEPLPIREAGTRAIFAALAVGAAAGILANVTVADSPTLDWTLRNVTDPLGRIWLRSLVMVVVPLVLASLSVGIVGLGDIKRLGRMGGYTMTFFLGATAVSTTLGLVLVNLLHPGAALARETRDRLMATYAGDARSMTTAAGGAKLGMNLLVEIVPANPLGAMAEGNMLSVIFFAVVLGAALLSLPAPRRAPLVGVLEALNDAMIVVIAFVMRLAPLGVFFLLFGVMARFGLDVLRSLALYVVVVVTGLAAHALVVLPAMAKVFAGVRPLAFLRRSRVVWATAFSTSSSSATLPTTLRVLERDFAIPREVSGFVAPLGATMNMNGTALFEGVTALFLAQVFGVELNLSAQVGVVLLATISAIGVAGVPGGSIPLLMVLLSTFGVPPAGIAIILGIDRLLDMCRSSVNVVGDLAAAAFVARRVSGWRDRA
- a CDS encoding CBS domain-containing protein, which gives rise to MRRRRNARQTSRSVRPESCVAEVMGTSLFTVTPDTAVSAALRLAADKHVSHFLVVDDGGLTGIVCDTDLQGARRETLVEDCMTSPVLCIGPETTIEEATGIMEENAVGALPVVTGTFLVGMVTRAGLVALDLEWDRDVQRSEAEDDAVFTAAAPLTCVGCGSRRRVVRDVRSNLIPMCVRCLGGKTLETTPKAN
- a CDS encoding DNA internalization-related competence protein ComEC/Rec2 — encoded protein: MSLFVGIVAGLGCGRWLLVCTAFGALWAAAHFLRRGWRTLAGAAAALTCGLGLGYQGETERQKRLDDLALWTPGQSACVEGRALAGARPDAIRVEGWLRPQNSPRKGAEAPVVPVLRGRLRLSLRPPGTPPRAGDLVHACGVWQPPFGHFNFGAPDPWKAVALEGAVGRLRTERLVFKARGVWWTPRRLADDLRRRLSVALDVLPAERAAFLRATVLGERTAVSEDIEWGFKAAGATHALSVSGLHLAAVAALLFVGLRWLIAGAPGLAARVPPRIVAAWLSLPAVIFYTLLTGEAVATWRSALMAGVLFAGAALRRAPSLAASIGFAALAIGLESVFWVQDVSFQLSIGSVVALALFATGLGPPATPSSRSFSRSIARWLWRGFAATAAAGLITGPLVAHWFAEVTPAAFLGNIVLTPLVELFVVPAGLGGSVLSAVVPRFGWWLLWPADQAVRLTLALARGFGAWAPVWFVRPPDRFETLCLTSSFALLLWAWARLPRGRVRTQALAGALLGLGIGTLAFGVRGWRATHSQLVQVTFLDVGQGDAAVVEGPGGFVAVVDAGGLGEGFDTGARIVGPFLARRGWRHIDLLALSHPHPDHAEGMPHLLERFDVKQLWMAPAAAGPSAEGPIMRRLRALARGRNTPMPVPAPFSVEGLLVEPLGPWQGDRLEAPEGLSVNDASLSLRLSYGGRSLLFAGDLEGAGELELAALPARGRSPRADILKVPHHGSRTSSSPALLDAVDPDLAVISAGRGNRFGFPHGEVLARYQARHVPVFRTDLMGAVQLRWGPAQALAFQCVRSCLTAEARARDAGHDGTQVE
- a CDS encoding 3-dehydroquinate synthase, with product MTSDSTGIVRQHFAVPYAYTVAFTRDVFAPQNPVLVESLTHREPGRRHRVQVILDEGVTQAFPHLADQVASYFHRHAEALALVGPPLVVPGGEIAKNDSRILARILDTLAAGHLDRQSFVLMLGGGAVLDVAGYAAAITHRGLRTVRLPSTVLGQNDAGVGVKNGVNGYGAKNFLGTFHPPFAVINDFALLEGLPARDRIAGYAEAVKVALVKDASFFAWLEAHASRLAQGDRAAVATLVRRAAELHLAHIAQGGDPFEQGSARPLDYGHWAAHHLETCTEHALRHGEAVALGILLDTRYAVLMGRLPPHVFSRVYALLETLGLPCWHDALARPAPTAGPSSSPPASPLALWAGLEAFREHLGGDLCVTLLRDIGHAEEVHHMDAVGVTEAVCDLERLASSHPLTAAPDRQALRAAPPDHDRVDPTQLLSRSSAG